The Impatiens glandulifera chromosome 3, dImpGla2.1, whole genome shotgun sequence genome contains a region encoding:
- the LOC124928710 gene encoding NAP1-related protein 2-like, which yields MCTHFVHCLKHSFFTWFKEALHMDDIQDEVAEVIKDDLWPNPLTYFNNDGDDDDEEGGSSCSRMMMKKGGSSCSAFRNSIS from the exons atgtGCACTCATTTTGTCCACTGCTTGAAACACAGCTTTTTCACTTGGTTCAAAGAAGCTCTGCATATGGATGATATTCAAGATGAG GTTGCTGAGGTAATCAAGGATGATTTATGGCCAAATCCCCTGACTTATTTTAACAAT gatggtgatgatgatgatgaagaagggGGGAGTTCATGTTcgaggatgatgatgaagaagggGGGGAGTTCGTGTTCAGCATTTAGAAATTCTATATCATAG